In Phytoactinopolyspora mesophila, the following are encoded in one genomic region:
- the mftB gene encoding mycofactocin biosynthesis chaperone MftB (MftB, a small protein, is a peptide chaperone that assists the radical SAM enzyme MftC in performing two modifications to the C-terminal Val-Tyr dipeptide of the mycofactocin precursor peptide, MftA. MftB's role is analogous to the role of PqqD in the biosynthesis of PQQ, a cofactor that derives entirely from a Tyr and a Glu in the precursor PqqA.), whose amino-acid sequence MADFDPDHAWSLHPQVAVRPEPFGALLYHFGTRKLSFLKDRTLLEIVRSLDEQPSARAAVEAAGVTPAAAEKYIGAVGTLVDSKMVVRRGSS is encoded by the coding sequence GTGGCTGACTTCGACCCGGATCACGCCTGGTCTCTGCACCCGCAGGTCGCGGTGCGCCCCGAGCCCTTCGGGGCGCTTCTGTACCACTTCGGCACCCGTAAACTGTCGTTCCTCAAGGACCGCACGCTCCTGGAGATCGTGCGCTCGCTCGACGAGCAGCCCAGCGCCCGGGCCGCCGTCGAAGCCGCCGGTGTCACCCCCGCCGCCGCCGAGAAATACATCGGCGCGGTGGGCACGCTCGTGGACTCGAAGATGGTCGTCCGGCGCGGCTCCTCCTGA
- the mftA gene encoding mycofactocin precursor MftA (Mycofactocin is a small molecule electron carrier derived from the final two amino acids, Val-Tyr, of MftA, the mycofactocin precursor. It plays a role in redox homeostasis and the metabolism of alcohols and aldehydes in Actinobacteria, including Mycobacterium tuberculosis.): protein MSGQAKPTTPEHETEPQSLIEADALIEEVSIDGMCGVY, encoded by the coding sequence ATGAGCGGCCAGGCGAAGCCCACTACACCCGAGCACGAGACCGAGCCGCAGAGCCTGATCGAGGCGGACGCGCTGATCGAAGAAGTCTCGATCGACGGCATGTGCGGCGTCTACTGA
- the mftR gene encoding mycofactocin system transcriptional regulator (MftR, the mycofactocin system transcriptional regulator, is an uncharacterized TetR family DNA-binding transcription factor. Its role is inferred by context. It occurs as part of the biosynthesis locus for mycofactocin, a partially characterized electron carrier derived from the terminal Val-Tyr dipeptide of the precursor peptide MftA, through a radical SAM enzyme-mediated process.) — protein sequence MTAAREQAPRTGRARSTTAAALSRTGLELFIERGFDEVTVDEIAAAAGIGRRTFFRYFPSKNDLPWGDFDALLSRMREHLDAVPHETPLFDALRAAVIEFNTFPESELPLHRQRMEILLRTPTLVAHSALRYQSWRQVIADFVAARLGVRTDTLRPQTIGWACLGISLAAYDQWLAHEDQVLTDLIDQGFTEMREVFCSRAAPGAV from the coding sequence ATGACAGCCGCACGCGAGCAGGCGCCCCGGACTGGACGCGCGCGCTCGACCACCGCAGCCGCACTCAGCCGGACGGGGCTCGAGTTGTTCATCGAACGAGGCTTCGACGAGGTGACCGTCGACGAGATCGCGGCAGCCGCGGGTATCGGCCGGCGCACGTTCTTCCGCTATTTCCCCTCGAAGAACGATCTGCCGTGGGGCGACTTCGATGCGCTGCTCAGCCGGATGCGGGAGCATCTGGACGCGGTCCCCCACGAAACACCGCTCTTCGACGCGCTGCGAGCGGCCGTCATCGAGTTCAACACCTTCCCCGAGTCCGAGTTGCCGCTGCATCGTCAGCGCATGGAGATTCTGCTCAGGACGCCGACGCTGGTGGCTCACTCCGCGCTGCGCTACCAGTCTTGGCGGCAGGTCATCGCCGATTTCGTCGCGGCCCGCCTCGGTGTCCGGACAGACACGCTGCGGCCGCAGACCATCGGCTGGGCGTGCCTGGGCATCAGCCTTGCCGCCTATGACCAATGGCTCGCCCACGAGGATCAGGTGCTGACCGACCTCATTGATCAGGGCTTCACCGAAATGCGTGAAGTCTTCTGCTCCCGGGCGGCGCCCGGTGCGGTGTGA
- a CDS encoding ABC transporter substrate-binding protein, whose translation MRRIPMRAGALAAVLALGLATCGSGDEQAGDDAGDAGGADNADSADAGGQDAGAGGDSGELTPVTAGVIPVTDSGPIALAQEQGIFESHGLELTIETASASPNITSAIMSGDYQIGYGGITSVFQAVEQGIDLVVIAAASATADDPANGINDLLVLPDSGLESAADLEGRQVAVNALGGYPHLLGMIAVAGEGGDPDAVQWVELPVPDQPAALANGTIDSFVAGEPFGTLGRAEGFVAVANPHELLHDGAVVAGAWFASRAAVEEDPEYYGRIVDALEEANQFALDNDDLLREAIADFTGIDQDLAAEIRLGSYGKLPLDVEYIQPLADAALEFGYVQNPVDLEALIWQR comes from the coding sequence ATGAGAAGAATCCCGATGCGTGCCGGTGCCCTGGCGGCCGTCCTGGCCCTGGGCCTGGCCACCTGCGGCTCCGGGGATGAACAGGCGGGCGACGACGCGGGCGACGCGGGCGGCGCGGACAACGCGGACAGCGCTGACGCTGGCGGCCAGGACGCTGGCGCCGGGGGCGATTCGGGTGAACTGACGCCGGTGACCGCAGGGGTCATCCCGGTGACCGACTCCGGTCCCATCGCCCTGGCTCAGGAGCAGGGCATCTTCGAGTCACACGGCCTCGAGCTGACCATCGAGACAGCCAGCGCCTCGCCCAACATCACCTCCGCCATCATGTCCGGGGATTACCAGATCGGCTACGGCGGCATCACCTCCGTCTTCCAGGCCGTGGAGCAGGGCATCGACCTGGTCGTCATCGCCGCCGCGAGCGCCACCGCCGACGACCCCGCGAACGGCATCAACGACCTGCTCGTGCTCCCGGACAGCGGTCTGGAGTCCGCGGCGGACCTGGAGGGCCGGCAGGTCGCCGTCAACGCGCTCGGCGGGTACCCACATCTGCTCGGGATGATCGCCGTCGCCGGGGAAGGGGGCGACCCGGACGCGGTCCAGTGGGTCGAGCTGCCCGTGCCGGATCAGCCGGCCGCGCTGGCGAATGGCACCATCGACTCCTTTGTCGCCGGTGAACCGTTCGGCACCCTCGGCCGGGCCGAAGGCTTCGTGGCCGTGGCCAACCCGCACGAACTGCTGCACGACGGCGCCGTCGTCGCCGGTGCATGGTTCGCCAGCCGTGCCGCGGTCGAGGAGGACCCGGAGTACTACGGCCGCATCGTCGACGCGCTCGAGGAGGCGAACCAGTTCGCCCTCGACAACGACGATCTGCTCCGGGAGGCCATCGCCGACTTCACCGGCATCGATCAGGACCTCGCGGCGGAGATCCGCCTCGGCTCCTACGGGAAGCTGCCGCTGGACGTGGAGTACATCCAGCCGCTCGCCGACGCCGCGCTCGAGTTCGGCTACGTCCAGAACCCCGTCGATCTCGAAGCGCTGATCTGGCAGCGATGA
- a CDS encoding aldehyde dehydrogenase, with translation MHIRHLIDGHLVDSADGQIFDDVTPIDNTVVATVALGGAGEVDQAVGAARRAFGSWSRTPVQQRRFMLDRIADAIDARADELAELDTRDMGAPISDTAAITVPKSAEVMRFFGAWAENVSDEAYHRPELGVLSYTAREPLGVVAAIAPWNQPLLAMAWKLAPALAFGCTVVMKPAEQSPVTATVLAEICRDAGVPDGVVNVVHGFGPGSVGEALVRHPDVDGVAFTGASATGKALMAAGSSTLKRLSLELGGKSANIVCADADLDQAVPGSALAAFNNAGQICVAGSRALVHRSIYDEYLERLLAEARSWAPGDPLDPKTRLGPLVSTEQYERVVGYIDIARQEGATVLLGGGRPSAPELDAGNYVEPTVLADVDNSMRCVREEIFGPVLAVMPFDDLDEAIRIANDTPYGLAGMLWTQSLETAQRTAREVRAGNFWVNTFAVRDRRAPFGGFKESGIGREGGDHSREFYTEPKAVYLKTLS, from the coding sequence ATGCATATTCGCCACCTGATCGACGGCCACCTTGTCGACTCGGCAGACGGGCAGATCTTCGACGACGTCACGCCTATCGACAACACGGTGGTCGCGACGGTGGCGCTGGGCGGTGCCGGCGAGGTCGACCAGGCTGTCGGTGCCGCGCGGCGCGCGTTCGGGAGCTGGTCGCGGACGCCGGTGCAACAGCGCCGGTTCATGCTGGACCGGATCGCCGACGCCATCGACGCCAGAGCGGATGAGCTCGCCGAGCTGGACACCCGGGACATGGGCGCGCCCATCTCGGACACCGCGGCGATCACGGTGCCCAAGTCCGCCGAGGTGATGCGCTTCTTCGGGGCTTGGGCGGAGAACGTGAGCGACGAGGCCTACCACCGGCCGGAGCTCGGCGTCCTGTCGTACACCGCACGCGAGCCGCTCGGGGTGGTTGCCGCCATCGCCCCCTGGAACCAGCCGCTGCTGGCGATGGCCTGGAAGCTGGCCCCCGCCCTGGCTTTCGGCTGCACGGTCGTCATGAAACCCGCCGAGCAGAGTCCGGTCACCGCGACCGTCCTGGCGGAGATCTGCCGCGACGCGGGCGTGCCGGACGGGGTCGTCAACGTCGTGCACGGATTCGGCCCCGGTTCGGTGGGCGAGGCCCTGGTGCGCCACCCCGACGTGGACGGCGTGGCCTTCACCGGCGCCTCGGCAACCGGGAAAGCCCTCATGGCCGCGGGCTCCTCCACCCTCAAACGGCTCTCGCTCGAGCTGGGTGGCAAATCCGCCAACATCGTCTGTGCCGACGCCGATCTTGACCAGGCCGTCCCCGGCTCCGCGCTGGCAGCCTTCAACAACGCGGGCCAGATCTGCGTCGCGGGCTCCCGCGCGCTGGTCCACCGCAGCATCTACGACGAGTACCTGGAAAGGCTCCTCGCCGAGGCACGGTCCTGGGCACCTGGCGATCCGCTGGACCCGAAGACCAGACTCGGCCCGCTGGTCTCCACCGAGCAGTACGAGCGAGTGGTGGGCTACATCGACATAGCCCGCCAGGAAGGCGCCACAGTACTGCTCGGCGGCGGGCGTCCCAGCGCGCCCGAACTGGATGCCGGGAACTACGTCGAGCCGACGGTGCTGGCCGACGTCGACAACTCCATGCGCTGCGTCCGCGAGGAGATCTTCGGTCCGGTGCTGGCCGTCATGCCGTTCGACGACCTCGACGAGGCCATCCGCATCGCGAACGACACCCCGTACGGTCTCGCCGGCATGCTCTGGACCCAGAGCCTGGAGACAGCTCAGCGCACCGCTCGCGAAGTCCGCGCCGGCAATTTCTGGGTCAACACCTTCGCCGTCCGCGACCGCCGCGCCCCGTTCGGGGGCTTCAAGGAGTCGGGAATCGGCCGCGAGGGCGGAGACCATTCTCGCGAGTTCTACACCGAGCCCAAGGCCGTCTATCTCAAGACTCTCAGCTGA
- a CDS encoding ABC transporter permease subunit has translation MSKNRLKLLPWIVTPALAVAIIVGWHVAVTVGEVNPFIFPPPLEVGEALLTLLGEAGTWAAAQVTLIEIVVGFLLAVASGILVGVVLGKIPWLEVSVRPLIIISQVAPKVAFVPLFIIWFGFGMTSKILLATILAFFPVMLNVLLGVRSVEQGQREVMRSLNATRRQTFTQLEMRSLMPYLFAGMEVGIVLATTGAIVGEYLGGNQGLGFMVVSAMNSLDAARTFALILLLSIMGLVLFLIVNELKRFFIPWHESVYGLRNR, from the coding sequence GTGTCCAAGAACCGATTGAAACTGCTGCCGTGGATCGTCACCCCGGCACTTGCCGTCGCGATCATCGTGGGCTGGCACGTCGCCGTGACGGTGGGCGAGGTCAACCCGTTCATCTTCCCGCCGCCGCTGGAAGTCGGCGAGGCGCTGCTGACACTGCTCGGCGAGGCCGGCACATGGGCCGCCGCTCAGGTAACCCTCATCGAGATCGTCGTCGGATTCCTCCTGGCCGTGGCCAGCGGCATTCTGGTCGGGGTGGTTCTCGGAAAGATCCCGTGGCTCGAGGTCAGCGTCCGCCCCTTGATCATCATCAGCCAGGTCGCTCCGAAGGTGGCGTTCGTGCCGCTCTTCATCATCTGGTTCGGCTTCGGAATGACCTCGAAGATCCTGCTCGCGACCATTCTGGCGTTCTTCCCGGTCATGCTGAACGTGCTGCTCGGGGTCCGTTCGGTGGAGCAGGGGCAGCGCGAGGTGATGCGGAGCCTGAACGCGACGCGACGCCAGACGTTCACCCAGCTGGAGATGCGCAGCCTGATGCCCTACCTGTTCGCGGGCATGGAGGTGGGAATCGTGCTGGCGACTACCGGCGCGATCGTCGGCGAGTATCTCGGCGGCAATCAAGGCCTGGGGTTCATGGTGGTTTCGGCGATGAACTCGCTCGACGCCGCGCGTACGTTCGCGCTGATCCTGCTGTTGTCGATCATGGGCTTGGTGCTCTTCCTCATCGTCAACGAACTCAAGCGCTTCTTCATCCCGTGGCATGAGTCCGTTTACGGGCTGCGCAACCGTTGA
- a CDS encoding NDMA-dependent alcohol dehydrogenase: protein MRMRTRAAVVREPGKPWEVTDLELDDPRSGEVRIKFAVSGLCHSDEHIRTGHSSGRLPMVGGHEGAGVVEAVGPGVTRVATGDRVVCSFIPACTTCRYCSSGRQNLCDEGAQMQTGLLSDGTVRFHDDEGNDYGGFCMLGTFAERTVVSQNSCVKVDDDIPFEVAALTGCGVPTGWGSAVNVARVAPGDTVVVYGAGGVGMNAVQGAAMAGARRVVVVDPVAFKRDSAVAFGATHTFATAREAHDAVVDLTWGQLADHAIVTVGVLADDVVSQAVEIVGKGGQVTITSVGQTGEDHVRLSANGSLVGYQRRVQGHVFGASNPLQDIPRLLGLYRDGRLKLDELITRRYTLDEINQGYQDLDEGRNIRGVIIHA, encoded by the coding sequence CTGCGCATGAGAACACGAGCAGCGGTGGTCCGGGAACCGGGCAAACCCTGGGAGGTCACCGACCTGGAGCTCGACGACCCCCGCAGCGGCGAGGTACGGATCAAGTTCGCCGTGTCCGGTCTGTGCCACTCCGACGAGCACATCCGGACCGGTCACAGCAGCGGCCGCCTCCCCATGGTCGGTGGTCATGAAGGTGCGGGCGTCGTAGAGGCGGTCGGGCCGGGCGTCACCCGCGTCGCCACCGGCGATCGGGTCGTCTGCTCCTTCATCCCGGCCTGCACCACATGCCGGTACTGCTCGAGTGGCCGGCAGAACCTCTGCGACGAGGGCGCGCAGATGCAAACCGGCCTACTGAGCGACGGAACCGTACGATTCCACGACGACGAGGGCAACGACTACGGCGGATTCTGCATGCTCGGCACCTTCGCGGAGCGAACCGTCGTCTCGCAGAACTCCTGCGTCAAGGTCGACGACGACATCCCCTTCGAGGTCGCGGCCCTGACCGGATGCGGTGTTCCCACCGGGTGGGGTTCAGCGGTGAACGTGGCCCGCGTCGCGCCTGGCGACACCGTCGTGGTCTACGGCGCCGGCGGCGTGGGCATGAACGCCGTACAGGGCGCCGCGATGGCAGGGGCCCGCCGTGTGGTCGTCGTCGACCCGGTGGCCTTCAAGCGGGACAGTGCCGTGGCGTTCGGCGCCACCCACACCTTCGCGACGGCGCGAGAGGCACACGACGCCGTCGTCGACCTGACCTGGGGACAGCTGGCCGACCACGCGATCGTCACCGTCGGCGTCCTCGCCGACGACGTCGTCTCCCAGGCCGTCGAGATCGTCGGCAAGGGCGGGCAAGTCACCATCACCTCGGTCGGCCAGACGGGCGAGGACCATGTCCGGCTCTCGGCCAACGGCTCCCTTGTCGGTTACCAGCGCCGGGTCCAGGGCCACGTCTTCGGCGCGTCCAATCCGCTGCAGGACATCCCCCGGCTGCTCGGGCTCTACCGCGACGGTCGGCTCAAGCTGGACGAGCTCATCACCCGCCGTTACACCCTCGACGAGATCAACCAGGGGTACCAGGACCTGGACGAAGGACGAAACATCCGCGGCGTGATCATCCACGCGTGA
- a CDS encoding ABC transporter substrate-binding protein, producing MFTAQTGRRRRRAARITAAISAGALSLSACSSNDGDEQGGDGGELTPITVVTFLPLESFTFGPEMMAYSGGYFEEHGLDVTLEPVQGTPAAIQSVVGGAAFITRASTIDIMPAMEQGQPIVGVGTMSRQTNLRIVSTDSDPVHGPADMAGKAIGMGSVGGTSERMLDLALQHENVELAAVERQAVPVTGATYELVRRGELAGYIVSLDTGLTLDLQNDDAEVSTAGLDVTPDLQLFFTTPDNIENDPETVEAFLAAMADAAQFMVDDRENDFDETLRILRDSEDWDFPALFDDETARAALEIYTTQTWMDDSGTPMMHNDPDRFQEAYDILTDGGLLEGGADPQSWITNDYVP from the coding sequence ATGTTCACAGCACAGACCGGGCGCCGTAGGAGGCGCGCAGCGCGGATAACAGCGGCGATCTCGGCCGGTGCGCTCTCCCTGAGCGCTTGCTCGTCGAACGATGGAGATGAGCAGGGCGGCGACGGGGGAGAGCTGACACCGATCACCGTGGTGACGTTCCTGCCGCTGGAGTCGTTCACATTCGGCCCCGAGATGATGGCCTACTCCGGTGGCTATTTCGAGGAGCACGGCCTCGACGTCACCCTCGAGCCGGTCCAAGGAACCCCGGCCGCGATTCAGTCGGTGGTCGGCGGTGCGGCGTTCATCACCCGGGCCAGCACCATCGACATCATGCCGGCGATGGAACAGGGCCAGCCCATTGTCGGCGTGGGCACTATGTCGAGGCAGACCAACCTGCGGATCGTCTCCACCGATAGCGACCCCGTGCACGGGCCCGCGGACATGGCCGGCAAGGCCATCGGCATGGGCTCCGTCGGCGGTACCAGCGAGCGGATGCTGGACCTGGCACTCCAGCACGAGAACGTCGAACTCGCCGCTGTCGAACGCCAGGCCGTCCCCGTGACCGGTGCGACGTACGAGCTGGTGCGGCGCGGTGAACTCGCCGGGTACATCGTCAGCCTCGACACCGGGCTCACCCTCGACCTGCAGAACGACGACGCAGAGGTCAGTACCGCGGGGCTCGACGTCACACCTGACCTGCAGCTGTTCTTCACCACCCCGGACAACATCGAGAACGACCCCGAGACCGTCGAGGCCTTCCTCGCGGCGATGGCAGATGCCGCTCAGTTCATGGTCGACGACCGGGAGAACGATTTCGACGAGACGCTGCGCATCCTCCGCGACAGCGAAGACTGGGACTTCCCGGCCCTGTTCGACGACGAGACCGCACGAGCAGCGCTGGAGATCTACACGACGCAGACCTGGATGGACGACTCCGGCACGCCGATGATGCACAACGACCCCGACCGGTTCCAGGAGGCGTACGACATCCTCACCGACGGTGGTCTCCTCGAGGGCGGCGCCGACCCCCAGAGCTGGATCACCAACGACTACGTGCCATGA
- a CDS encoding DUF4232 domain-containing protein, which yields MAAAIATVLMWQPWDRDELHEAAGDIARVPGVAAVDLEYREIEGAAAAKVRPEPSKVDVMVRLESTLAPDAAAVAAERAHELLIPAAEAVTHDNVSVHLHVTAGEPEKAPGIRIDPLEVPYSPISGAADVADAFTIWQAGPRSVQVYGLAPAVGEATADSGSGNAPDSRAGIGIEAGAAADMVPLAELAAGLGRTADLHFGDDAYYAGHGAVADVDAVRLTVAAASRRGVESAFFSNYSTAPQLSVRAAWPAESPETPELKRWLEAHDYAASAGRPVAFTISEPGYETLTEGWVSAFAPPEPEPHPLPLPAGVEAWPDDVDAPSCTGADLDVGYGGSDAATGARYALLLARNVSDRPCAVEGIPGIALRNADGAEQTDIRLEPYTSSAVPARLVVPPGEQLLAPLQWRAMSTANDPDVTTSVEVTAVPGAEPVLLDVTDGDGPSAGLDILDGAELRLGPWVQALEGWS from the coding sequence ATGGCTGCAGCGATCGCCACCGTCCTCATGTGGCAGCCGTGGGACCGCGATGAGCTTCACGAAGCAGCCGGCGACATCGCGCGGGTCCCCGGGGTCGCGGCGGTCGATCTGGAGTACCGCGAGATCGAGGGCGCCGCCGCGGCGAAAGTGAGACCCGAGCCGTCCAAGGTCGACGTCATGGTCCGCCTCGAATCCACGCTGGCGCCCGACGCCGCCGCGGTCGCGGCGGAGCGTGCGCACGAGCTCCTCATCCCTGCTGCGGAGGCCGTCACACACGACAATGTGTCGGTGCACCTGCACGTGACCGCAGGTGAGCCGGAGAAGGCGCCCGGGATTCGCATCGATCCGCTCGAGGTGCCGTACTCGCCCATCTCGGGTGCCGCCGACGTCGCCGATGCCTTCACGATCTGGCAGGCCGGACCTCGGAGTGTGCAGGTCTACGGTCTCGCGCCCGCGGTTGGCGAGGCAACAGCCGACTCCGGGTCCGGGAACGCACCTGACTCGCGCGCGGGCATCGGGATCGAGGCGGGAGCCGCTGCCGACATGGTGCCACTCGCCGAGCTCGCGGCCGGGCTGGGACGCACCGCCGACCTGCACTTCGGTGACGATGCGTACTACGCCGGGCACGGCGCCGTCGCAGACGTCGACGCGGTACGACTCACAGTCGCCGCAGCGTCCCGGCGTGGCGTCGAGTCCGCGTTCTTCAGCAACTACTCGACGGCTCCACAACTATCCGTGCGTGCTGCCTGGCCGGCCGAGTCGCCCGAGACGCCTGAGCTCAAGCGGTGGCTCGAGGCACACGACTACGCCGCGAGCGCCGGGCGCCCGGTGGCGTTCACGATCTCCGAGCCGGGGTACGAAACCCTCACCGAGGGCTGGGTTTCGGCGTTCGCGCCACCGGAACCCGAGCCACACCCGCTACCGCTGCCGGCCGGCGTCGAAGCCTGGCCCGACGACGTAGACGCGCCCAGCTGCACCGGCGCGGATCTGGACGTCGGCTACGGCGGATCCGATGCGGCGACTGGAGCGCGTTACGCGCTGCTGCTCGCCCGCAATGTGTCGGACCGTCCGTGCGCCGTTGAGGGCATCCCCGGCATCGCGCTCCGCAACGCCGACGGCGCGGAGCAAACAGACATCCGGCTCGAACCGTATACGAGTAGCGCCGTCCCCGCCCGCCTGGTGGTGCCGCCCGGCGAGCAGCTTCTGGCGCCACTTCAGTGGCGCGCCATGTCGACGGCGAACGACCCGGACGTCACGACGTCGGTCGAGGTGACCGCCGTTCCGGGCGCCGAGCCCGTGCTGCTCGACGTCACCGACGGCGACGGCCCGTCCGCGGGCCTCGACATCCTGGACGGCGCGGAGCTGCGGCTCGGTCCTTGGGTGCAGGCTCTTGAGGGGTGGTCGTGA
- a CDS encoding ABC transporter ATP-binding protein: protein MREDTTAGLAVRDAGAETPRLSITDVGRDFHTRNGVTHAVSGINLTIQRGEFVALIGRSGCGKTTLLRAIGGLLSPTTGTIEVDGKALWSDQRVDSSAVTKLGFVFQEANLFPWFNVIDNIALPLKLRGAGKAARRARAEELAELVGLTGFERSYPRELSGGMRQRAAIARALSTEPELLLMDEPFGALDALTRERMNLELQRIVLETASTVVFVTHDIPEAVFLADRVVQMTPRPGRINKILPVGFDKPRDVNLQTTTEFNEVVRALRVELDEDE, encoded by the coding sequence ATGCGTGAAGACACGACGGCAGGGTTAGCCGTGCGCGATGCCGGAGCGGAGACGCCACGGCTCAGCATCACCGACGTCGGCCGGGACTTCCACACCCGAAACGGCGTGACACATGCCGTGTCCGGCATCAACCTGACGATTCAGCGCGGCGAATTCGTCGCCCTGATCGGACGGTCGGGATGCGGCAAGACCACGCTGCTGCGGGCGATCGGCGGACTGTTGTCCCCGACCACGGGCACCATCGAGGTCGACGGGAAGGCGTTGTGGAGTGATCAGCGAGTCGACTCCTCCGCCGTGACGAAGCTCGGCTTCGTCTTCCAGGAGGCGAACCTGTTCCCGTGGTTCAACGTCATCGACAACATCGCGCTGCCGCTCAAGCTGCGTGGCGCCGGGAAGGCGGCACGTCGCGCACGCGCGGAAGAGCTCGCCGAACTGGTGGGCCTGACCGGGTTCGAACGCTCATATCCACGGGAACTCTCCGGCGGGATGCGACAGCGCGCGGCTATCGCCCGGGCGCTGAGCACCGAGCCCGAACTGCTGCTGATGGACGAGCCGTTCGGCGCGCTGGACGCGCTGACCCGCGAGCGGATGAACCTCGAACTGCAGCGCATCGTGCTCGAGACCGCGTCGACGGTGGTGTTCGTGACCCACGACATCCCGGAAGCGGTGTTCCTCGCCGATCGTGTCGTTCAGATGACGCCGCGGCCCGGGCGGATCAACAAGATTCTGCCGGTGGGCTTCGACAAACCCCGTGACGTCAATCTACAGACCACCACGGAGTTCAACGAGGTGGTCCGGGCGCTGCGGGTGGAACTGGACGAGGATGAGTGA